In Anoplopoma fimbria isolate UVic2021 breed Golden Eagle Sablefish chromosome 22, Afim_UVic_2022, whole genome shotgun sequence, a genomic segment contains:
- the xdh gene encoding xanthine dehydrogenase/oxidase, producing MDTSGAQSPRPDELLFFVNGQKIVERNADPETTLLTYLRRKLGLTGTKLGCAEGGCGACTVMLSRYQTHTEQLLHYAVNACLAPLCSLHLVAVTTVEGIGSVAKKLHPVQERIARAHGSQCGFCTPGIVMSMYALLRNNPTPKMADVEEAFQGNLCRCTGYRPILEGYKTFTVEGGCCGGRGRDNGCCMANGSGAERSSEEVVDEATSLFNAADFAPFDPTQEVIFPPELMSLTKGQRSASLCFHGDRATWLQPNSLDEFLRLKWKHPDARVVVGNTEVGIEVKFKSMVYPVILAPAFMPELNAVRRSEDGVVFGAACTLSHMGAVLRQEVETLPPHQTQVFLAVLEQLRWFAGLQIRNVAAVGGNIMTASPISDLNPVFMATGCKLTLMDKDGSRVVRMDDTFFTGYRRTVVRPQEILVSIEIPYSQKTQFVSAFKQSPRREDDISTVTAAMSVTFTPGTDVVEDLRLSYGGMAATTTMATRTAETLLGRRWGEELLQDACSSLAQEMTLDPSAPGGMVTYRRTLSLSLFYKFYLTVLQKLRDQGVKADEVRADCLSAADVYHAETPSSVQVYQAVPEGRVQDDVVGRPMMHLSALKQATGEAVYCDDVPLYENELYLSLVTSTRAHANILSIDTSAAEQLPGVVCCVFAADIPGSNATGAVQYDETVLADRQVTCVGHIIGAVVADTQLHAQRAAKAVRIQYEELQPLVTIQEAIAAQSFYQPIRTLQSGDLEAGFKQADHVLEGEMHMGGQEHFYLETNVSLAVPRGEDGEIELFVSTQSAAKTQSLVAKALGVPANRVVVRVKRMGGGFGGKETRTTVLSTVVAVAANKLKRPVRCMLDRDEDMLVTGGRHPFYGKYKVGFLNSGKVVALDVSYYSNAGNSMDLSLSIMERALFHMENSYSVANVRGRGFMCRTNLPSNTAFRGFGGPQGMMIAESWITDVAQSLGRPAEEVRRLNLYVEGESTPYTQILTQFTLDRCWDECLSRSGYQQRRAAVNIYNSQNRWTKRGLAIVPTKFGISFTALFLNQAGALVHIYTDGSVLLTHGGTEMGQGLHTKMIQVASRVLGIPCSKIHISETSTNTVPNTSPTAASASSDLNGAAVQNACEILVKRLEPYKTKSPKGSWEDWVRAAYFDRVNLSANGFYKTPDLGYDFVSNSGRAFNYFTYGVACSEVEVDCLTGAHKNLSTTIVMDVGHSLNPAIDIGQVEGGFMQGLGLFTLEELHYSPQGVLLTRGPGSYKIPAFGDIPTQLTVSLLRDAPNDKAIFASKAVGEPPLFLASANFYAIKDAIAAARLESGISGPFRLDSPASSERIRNACSDRFTKLCPPAEPSSFVPWSVQV from the exons ATGGACACCAGCGGGGCCCAGAGCCCGAGGCCGGACGAGCTGCTGTTCTTCGTTAACGGACAGAAG attgTTGAGAGAAACGCAGATCCTGAGACGACTCTGCTGACGTACCTGAGGAGGAAAc tgGGTTTAACAGGAACCAAACTAGGATGTGCTGAAGGAGGATGTGGAGCCTGTACCGTCATGCTGTCCAGATACCAGACCCACACTGAACAGCTGCT TCACTACGCCGTCAACGCCTGTCTCGCCCCGCTCTGCTCCCTACACCTGGTTGCCGTGACGACCGTGGAGGGCATCGGCAGTGTCGCGAAAAAATTACATCCTGTACAG GAGCGAATAGCCAGAGCTCACGGCTCTCAGTGTGGATTCTGTACTCCGGGGATCGTCATGTCCATGTACGCTCTGCTGAGGAACAACCCCACGCCCAAAATGGCCGACGTGGAGGAGGCCTTCCAAG GAAATCTGTGTCGGTGCACCGGATACAGACCCATACTGGAGGGATACAAGACCTTCACTgtg GAGGGGGGGTGCTGTGGTGGCAGGGGGCGGGACAACGGCTGCTGTATGGCCAATGGGAGTGGAGCTGAGAGAAGTTCAGAGGAAGTCGTTGAT GAAGCAACATCTTTATTTAACGCAGCAGACTTCGCGCCCTTTGACCCCACACAGGAAGTCATCTTCCCTCCTGAACTCATg TCTCTCaccaaaggtcaaaggtcagcctCGCTGTGTTTCCATGGCGACCGGGCGACGTGGCTGCAGCCAAACAGTCTGGACGAGTTTCTGCGTCTGAAATGGAAACACCCCGACGCCCGGGTGGTGGTGGGAAACACCGAAGTGG GTATCGAGGTGAAGTTTAAGAGCATGGTGTACCCGGTCATCCTGGCTCCGGCCTTCATGCCTGAGCTGAACGCAGTGAGACGCTCTGAGGACG GCGTTGTGTTCGGTGCAGCGTGCACGCTCAGCCACATGGGGGCGGTGCTGAGGCAGGAAGTGGAGACTCTTCCTCCTCACCAGACCCAAGTCTTCCTCGCCGTTCTAGAACAGCTGCGCTGGTTCGCTGGACTGCAGATCCGCAACGTCGCT GCCGTCGGAGGAAACATCATGACAGCCAGCCCCATCTCAGACCTGAACCCAGTGTTCATGGCAACGGGCTGCAAACTCACCCTGATGGacaaag acGGCAGCCGTGTGGTTCGGATGGACGACACGTTCTTCACCGGCTACAGAAGGACGGTGGTTCGACCCCAGGAGATCCTGGTGTCCATAGAGATCCCGTACAGCCAGAAG aCTCAGTTCGTCTCCGCCTTCAAGCAGTCGCCTCGCCGCGAGGACGACATCAGCACCGTCACCGCGGCGATGAGCGTCACCTTCACTCCCGGGACCGACGTGGTGGAGGACCTGAGGCTGAGCTACGGCGGCATGGCGGCCACCACCACGATGGCCACCAGGACGGCGGAGACGCTGCTGGGGAG gcgGTGGGGGGAGGAGCTTCTGCAGGACGCCTGCTCCTCATTGGCCCAGGAGATGACCCTCGACCCCTCTGCGCCGGGCGGCATGGTGACGTACCGGCGGACTCTGTCCCTGAGCCTCTTCTACAAGTTCTACCTGACGGTTCTGCAGAAGCTCAGAGACCAG GGGGTGAAAGCGGACGAGGTCCGGGCCGACTGTCTGAGCGCCGCAGACGTGTACCATGCAGAGACCCCGTCCAGCGTTCAGGTCTACCAG GCGGTGCCGGAGGGGCGGGTCCAGGACGACGTGGTGGGCCGTCCCATGATGCACCTGTCGGCCCTGAAGCAGGCGACGGGCGAGGCGGTTTACTGCGACGACGTGCCGCTGTACGAGAACGAGCTCTACCTGTCACTGGTCACCAGCACCAGAGCCCACGCCAACATCCT ctcCATAGATACCTCAGCAGCAGAGCAGTTACCTGGCGtggtctgctgtgtgtttgccGCCGACATCCCCGGCAGCAACGCCACCGGAGCGGTCCAGTACGACGAGACCGTCCTCGCCGACcgacag GTGACGTGTGTCGGTCACATCATCGGCGCCGTGGTGGCCGACACCCAGCTTCACGCTCAGAGAGCCGCCAAAGCCGTCCGGATCCAGTACGAAGAGCTGCAGCCGCTGGTCACCATCCAG gaggCCATAGCTGCCCAGTCCTTctatcagccaatcagaacccTCCAGAGTGGGGACCTAGAGGCGGGGTTTAAACAGGCCGACCACGTCCTGGAGG GTGAGATGCACATGGGAGGTCAGGAACATTTCTACCTGGAGACAAACGTCTCTCTGGCTGTTCCtcgaggagaagatggagagataGAGCTCTTTGTTTCTACTCAGTCTGCTGCCAAAACACAG tctctgGTGGCCAAGGCGCTGGGCGTCCCTGCAAACAGGGTGGTGGTCCGGGTGAAGAGGATGGGTGGAGGCTTCGGGGGGAAGGAGACTCGAACCACCGTGTTGTCCACTGTGGTCGCCGTGGCAGCAAACAA GCTGAAGAGGCCTGTGAGGTGCATGTTGGACAGAGACGAGGACATGTTGGTGACGGGAGGACGACACCCCTTCTACGGGAAATACAAG gTGGGTTTCCTAAACAGTGGGAAGGTCGTTGCTTTGGACGTGTCGTACTACAGCAACGCTGGAAACTCCATGGACCTGTCTCTGTCG ATCATGGAGCGCGCTCTGTTCCACATGGAGAACTCGTACAGCGTGGCCAACGTGCGCGGCCGCGGCTTCATGTGCCGCACCAACCTGCCGTCCAACACGGCCTTCAGGGGCTTTGGAGGGCCGCAAGGCATGATGATCGCTGAGAGCTGGATAACCGACGTGGCTCAGAGTCTGGGCAGGCCGGCCGAGGAA GTGCGCCGGTTGAACCTGTACGTGGAAGGAGAGTCCACGCCCTACACCCAGATCCTGACTCAGTTCACCCTGGACCGCTGCTGGGACGAGTGTCTGTCCCGCTCTGGATACCAGCAGCGTCGAGCCGCCGTCAACATTTACAACAG tCAGAACCGGTGGACCAAACGAGGCCTCGCCATCGTCCCCACCAAGTTCGGCATCAGCTTCACCGCCCTCTTCCTCAACCAG GCTGGAGCTCTGGTTCATATCTACACCGACGGCTCGGTGTTGTTGACCCACGGAGGGACGGAAATGGGACAAGGCCTCCACACCAAGATGATCCAG GTTGCCAGCCGGGTTCTGGGTATCCCCTGTTCAAAGATCCACATCTCAGAGACCAGCACCAACACAGTCCCCAACACCAGCCCCACCGCCGCCTCCGCCTCCTCGGACCTCAACGGGGCCGCTGTGCAGAACGCCTGTGAGATCCTCGTGAAACGCCTGGAGCCGTATAAGACCAAGAGCCCCAAAGGATCATGGGAAGACTGG GTGCGAGCAGCGTATTTCGACAGAGTCAACCTCAGTGCAAACGGTTTTTACAA GACTCCAGATCTTGGTTACGACTTTGTCTCAAACTCGGGCCGAGCGTTCAACTACTTCACCTACGGAGTGGCCTGTTCAGAGGTGGAGGTCGACTGTCTGACCGGAGCTCACAAG AACCTGAGTACCACCATAGTGATGGACGTCGGTCACAGCCTCAACCCGGCTATAGACATCGGACAG GTGGAGGGGGGGTTCATGCAGGGTCTGGGTCTCTTCACCCTGGAGGAGCTCCATTATTCGCCCCAGGGCGTCCTCCTCACTCGGGGTCCTGGTTCTTATAAGATCCCGGCTTTTGGTGACATCCCCACCCAGCTGACCGTCTCGCTGCTCCGGGACGCCCCGAACGACAAGGCCATCTTCGCCTCCAAG GCTGTCGGAGAGCCGCCTCTCTTTCTGGCCTCGGCGAATTTCTACGCCATCAAAGATGCCATCGCTGCCGCCCGGCTGGAGTCGGGCATCAGCGGTCCGTTCAGGCTGGACAGCCCCGCCTCCTCCGAGAGGATCCGCAACGCCTGCAGCGACAGATTCACCAAACTG tGTCCTCCAGCAGAACCCAGTTCCTTCGTCCCCTGGTCCGTCCAAGTCTAG